CTGCAACTAAAGATGATTACAGATGCGAGGTATGTACGGTCAGGGAGGACGGAGAACAATGGCTGGAAGCGGTCGACAGGGCAAGCGGCGGTGAACGGGCTACCATAGGATTGGCGTTGAGGATAGCGTGCGCGATGGTTTTAACACCTTCTTTAAACTGGTTGATACTCGATGAACCGACAACCAATCTCGACGAACTTGTCAAAAAGACGCTCGCCGAAGCATTGATAGAACGCGTCCCAGAAATCGTTGCCCAGACATTCGTCATATCTCATGAGATAGATTTCCTAAACCATGATTTCGATGCGATTTACCGATTCAGCAGAAATAAAGAGAGTAACGACCCGACCGTTTACGAACGTATCAAATAGATAAAAAAAGGAAATAAAAAGAGGGCCTAAAGACTTACTTCTTCGCTGCTATCTCGTATATCCTCTTCAACGCCGGCAGAATCACTGCACCGCTGACGAACGACATGAACATACTCAGCATGCCTTCGAACCAGTTTCCGAGGAAGCTTAACAACACTGTCAGATTGGAAAGCGCTGTTGCACCGACGATCAAACCTATCGAAGCCAGGATGAACCCGTCCACTTCTTTCTCTGTAACGTTCACAAGACCGACGATCAGACCAAGAGCTACAAGAATCGCCATCCACAGGTCGCTGCCAGGCGCTGCTATCCCAACGATTATTGAGATGATGACTCCTGCAAGGAATGCCCAGCTTCCTATCTGTTCCATATCTATACCTTTCGCCATGTTATCACCCGTATTAAACTGAATGAAGAATGTTTAAAAAGGTTTATTTACGGCAAAAGACGAACTCAGTAACGACTTTTTGTGTTGAAAACTTCACAACCGTACAGAAGCCCTCCTCTCCAACAGGGGTGGGAAGGATTTTAAAGATGTGCTGCGGATAGAGGATCATATGTTGGATTGGTTGAAGAGACAGAAAGAGATAAAAAACGCTTCTGTAAAACAGGTCATCGTTGTACGGACGGACCTAAAGATGGGTAAAGGTAAACTTGCCGCTCAGGTGGCGCACGCTGCGGTGGAAGGGTATGTCAAAGTCCTTCGTTTGAATGAGCGGGTAGCGGAGATTTGGTTGAGAGAGGGACAGAAGAAGGTCGTTCTAAAGGCAAAGGATATCGATGAGATCAAAGAACTGTGCACTGAGGCGGATAAGGAAGGTGTGCCGTACGTGCTCATACATGATGCAGGTCTGACACAGGTCCGACCAGGGACATTGACAACGGTCGCATTCGGACCCTGGTACGAAAACATTCTCGATAAGATAACCGGTCACCTCAAACTCTTATAAAGAAAGCAAAACTATTTAAAATCTTTAAAATAAATCTGATTACTGTTTAAGACCCGTTCGGAAGGTGATCGAATGACGAGCGTTGAGGAAAGGTTGAAAGAGATGATTAGGACGATACCAGATTTTCCGAAGCCGGGCATCCATTTCAAGGATATCACACCCCTTCTTAAGGATAGGGAGGCGTTCAGGGAATGTGTCAAACTGATTGCGGGCAGGTACTCAGACGAAAAGGTTGATGTGGTGGCTGCCGCAGAAGCGCGCGGGTTCATACTCGGAGCACCGATAGCGATGGAACTGGGTGCGGGGTTCGTGCCGTTACGTAAACCCGGTAAACTGCCTTACAAAACACTCCGTCAGGAGTACAAACTTGAGTACGGTACGGATGCGTTTGAAATCCATATGGATGCCATCAGACCTGGGGAACGTGTCCTTATAATTGACGACGTGCTCGCGACCGGCGGGACTGCAGAAGCGGTCGCAAACCTCATCAAACGTATGAAGGGAGAGGTTGTCGGGTTCGCGTTTCTCATAGAGATTGAAGGGTTGCACGGGAGAGACAGGTTGAAGGATTACAACGTCTACTCGTTGATAAGATGTTGAAAGAAGGTGTGGGGTATGGGCAGGATAGGAATAATAGGCGGTTCCGGGTTGTACAACGTCGAAGGTATTGAATGGGAGACCGTTGAAGAGATAGATACACCGTTCGGTAAACCGTCCGATGCGGTCAAACTGGGTAATGTGGACGGGAAACCAGTTGCCTTCCTACCAAGACACGGGAACAGACATCAGTATCCTCCCCACGCGGTCAACTACCGTGCCAACCTATGGGCATTGAAACATATCGGTGTGGACAGAGTGCTCGCCTTTTCCGCGGTCGGTTCGTTAAAAGATGAGTATGCCAGGGGTCACGTATGTGTGGTCAGACAATACATGGATTTTACCAAATCACGAAAAAGGACGTTCTACGATAACGAAGCGGTCCATGTAAGCATGGCAGAACCGTACTGCCCAAAACTCAGCAAACTCGCCGTTGAGGTTGCTCATGACCTGGGGATTCCTGTTCATGATGACGTGACGTACGTGTGTATAGAGGGACCTTCGTTCAGTACTAAGGCAGAGAGTTCTATGTACAGACGGTTGGGCGGTGGCGTGATAGGTATGACGGGTTGTCCTGAAACACAACTGGCCCGCGAACTCGGTTTGTGTTACGCGTCGATCACAACCGTCACGGATTACGACTGCTGGAAGGACGAACCGGTAAGCGCTGAGGAGGTTGCACAGACCATGAAGGCAAACGAAAACAACATCAAACGGATCATGATAGAGATGATAAAGAGGTTGCCTGAGGAATGGTCGTGCAGTTGTAAAGATGCGTTGCGAGGTGCCAGGTTATGAACGTGAACCTATCAGCAATCGTTTTGATCTGGATAGCAGTAGGTTCGATTATGACGGTCGGTTGCACTGTTAACCAGGAAACCGCTCCTCCGGAACATCCGGAACAGACGAACGAATCCAAACCCGTGTTCGAATATCTGTACGCGGTCTGTAAAGACCCTTCAAAAGATTACTGCACGGTCATGAACCCTGTGATTGCAGACCTCGAAAAACAGATGGGCGACTACGTAGAATTCAGATGGATCAATCTTACTAAAAGACATACCAACGATACCATAAAACAGATAGAGACGAAATACAAATCAAAAGGCATGTTACCGGGTGTGCCTACATACGTGATAAACGGAAAATACTACACCTACGGAGTGATGGACGAGGAGACGTTGAAGATATGGATCTGTAACACGGTCAGAGAAATCGAGAACAGGACGATACCGCCCTGTGAGAACTATTCCTCATAACACCTCAAACCGATCCTTCTCCTTTTCCACAAGGGTACCGTTCTCGATAAGGAGGTTTACGGCAGTTCTGCACATCCCTTCTTCCAAAGACAAAGAACGCGCCAGGTCCCCGATTGTAGCGCTGCCCTTTGTCTCTATAAAAC
The nucleotide sequence above comes from Candidatus Micrarchaeota archaeon. Encoded proteins:
- a CDS encoding peptidyl-tRNA hydrolase, with protein sequence MLDWLKRQKEIKNASVKQVIVVRTDLKMGKGKLAAQVAHAAVEGYVKVLRLNERVAEIWLREGQKKVVLKAKDIDEIKELCTEADKEGVPYVLIHDAGLTQVRPGTLTTVAFGPWYENILDKITGHLKLL
- a CDS encoding adenine phosphoribosyltransferase, with the protein product MTSVEERLKEMIRTIPDFPKPGIHFKDITPLLKDREAFRECVKLIAGRYSDEKVDVVAAAEARGFILGAPIAMELGAGFVPLRKPGKLPYKTLRQEYKLEYGTDAFEIHMDAIRPGERVLIIDDVLATGGTAEAVANLIKRMKGEVVGFAFLIEIEGLHGRDRLKDYNVYSLIRC
- the mtnP gene encoding S-methyl-5'-thioadenosine phosphorylase encodes the protein MGRIGIIGGSGLYNVEGIEWETVEEIDTPFGKPSDAVKLGNVDGKPVAFLPRHGNRHQYPPHAVNYRANLWALKHIGVDRVLAFSAVGSLKDEYARGHVCVVRQYMDFTKSRKRTFYDNEAVHVSMAEPYCPKLSKLAVEVAHDLGIPVHDDVTYVCIEGPSFSTKAESSMYRRLGGGVIGMTGCPETQLARELGLCYASITTVTDYDCWKDEPVSAEEVAQTMKANENNIKRIMIEMIKRLPEEWSCSCKDALRGARL